The proteins below come from a single Agrococcus beijingensis genomic window:
- a CDS encoding phosphotransferase family protein, which translates to MQHSVDRPAPSSPEEQMLRDALGEDLDGELRVLSREPYGSGALTGFEEAGEQSRYWYVDTSGKRVDAETGFVLGDPERPEARIWLHPADPRLPALAPASFPEAAATLMGRLGVSIDRRPELLVYRPGKRAMFRMRAGDRETYLKIVRPTASASIVQLQERLREGGVPVPHITGWSELGIVLTETADGVALPARLAEIEPARLLDSIDALRTAIAAVDLGREARASLATRHDWYLERTTVALERHAQRGVDVAALAEPLLALTAMITGPDASALVVEPEQLRTIHGDLHVGQLFVSPDDPSRVSGVIDIDTAGLGDPVDDEAALLGHLVASIGLTTDAARAVGFRRLLDAAADRWLASHRPERARVVHRTAVHVLAHALAPIERGDLAAAETQLRVGLAVLRPDEDERALI; encoded by the coding sequence GTGCAGCACTCGGTCGACCGCCCCGCGCCCAGCAGCCCGGAGGAGCAGATGCTGCGCGATGCCCTCGGCGAAGATCTCGACGGCGAGCTGCGGGTGCTGAGCCGCGAGCCGTACGGCTCGGGGGCGCTGACGGGCTTCGAGGAGGCCGGCGAGCAGAGCCGCTACTGGTACGTCGACACCTCGGGCAAGCGCGTCGATGCCGAGACCGGCTTCGTGCTCGGCGACCCCGAGCGCCCCGAGGCCCGCATCTGGCTCCACCCCGCCGATCCGCGGCTGCCGGCGCTGGCGCCGGCCTCGTTCCCGGAGGCCGCGGCGACGCTCATGGGGCGCCTGGGCGTCTCCATCGACCGCCGCCCCGAGCTGCTCGTCTACCGACCGGGCAAGCGCGCGATGTTCCGGATGCGTGCAGGCGACCGGGAGACGTACCTCAAGATCGTGCGCCCCACCGCCTCGGCCTCCATCGTGCAGCTGCAGGAGCGCCTGCGCGAGGGCGGCGTGCCCGTGCCGCACATCACCGGGTGGTCGGAGCTCGGGATCGTGCTCACCGAGACCGCCGACGGCGTCGCGCTGCCGGCGCGGCTGGCGGAGATCGAGCCCGCGCGCCTGCTCGACTCCATCGACGCCCTGCGCACCGCCATCGCCGCCGTCGACCTCGGGCGCGAGGCGCGGGCGTCGCTGGCGACCCGCCACGACTGGTACCTCGAGCGCACGACCGTCGCGCTCGAGCGGCACGCGCAGCGGGGCGTCGACGTGGCGGCCCTGGCCGAGCCGCTCCTCGCGCTGACGGCGATGATCACGGGACCGGACGCATCCGCCCTCGTCGTCGAGCCGGAGCAGCTGCGCACCATCCACGGCGATCTGCACGTGGGGCAGCTGTTCGTCAGCCCCGACGACCCGAGCCGCGTCTCGGGGGTCATCGACATCGACACGGCGGGGTTGGGCGACCCGGTCGACGACGAGGCGGCGCTGCTCGGGCACCTGGTCGCGTCGATCGGGCTGACGACCGATGCCGCGCGGGCCGTCGGCTTCCGGCGGCTGCTGGACGCCGCGGCCGATCGCTGGTTGGCGAGCCACCGACCCGAGCGGGCGCGCGTCGTGCACCGCACCGCCGTGCACGTGCTCGCGCACGCGCTCGCCCCGATCGAGCGGGGCGACCTCGCCGCGGCCGAGACGCAGCTGCGCGTCGGGCTGGCGGTGCTCCGGCCCGACGAAGATGAGAGGGCTCTCATCTAG
- a CDS encoding sulfite exporter TauE/SafE family protein yields the protein MTDALETPPRRPLLALIGIGLFAGFLSGLFGIGGGIVIVPLLVLAAGFKRRLAAGTSLAAIVPAALVGVASYAALQHVDWIVALILVIGSVVGAQVGAHLLHRLPVQAIRWGFIVFLTAVAVSLFFVIPSREATLELTALTITGLVVLGFITGVLSGLLGVGGGIVIVPMLILLFGQSDLVAKGTSLAMMIPTAISGTIGNLRRKNVDIPSALVVGLSACVTTALGAALSVALDPQVASIVFGAFLLALIVRLVFEARKKGAEE from the coding sequence GTGACTGACGCGCTCGAGACCCCGCCCCGCCGCCCGCTGCTCGCGCTGATCGGGATCGGGCTGTTCGCGGGCTTCCTGTCGGGGCTGTTCGGCATCGGCGGCGGCATCGTGATCGTGCCGCTGCTGGTGCTGGCCGCCGGCTTCAAGCGGCGCCTGGCCGCGGGCACCTCGCTGGCCGCGATCGTGCCGGCGGCGCTCGTCGGCGTCGCGAGCTACGCCGCGCTGCAGCACGTCGACTGGATCGTCGCGCTCATCCTGGTGATCGGCTCGGTCGTGGGCGCCCAGGTGGGCGCGCACCTGCTGCACCGGCTGCCCGTGCAGGCGATCCGCTGGGGCTTCATCGTGTTCCTCACGGCCGTCGCCGTCAGCCTCTTCTTCGTCATCCCGTCGCGCGAGGCGACGCTCGAGCTCACGGCGCTGACGATCACGGGCCTCGTCGTGCTCGGCTTCATCACCGGCGTGCTGTCGGGCCTCCTCGGTGTCGGCGGCGGCATCGTGATCGTGCCGATGCTGATCCTGCTGTTCGGGCAGAGCGACCTGGTCGCAAAGGGCACGTCGCTCGCGATGATGATCCCGACCGCCATCTCGGGCACGATCGGCAACCTGCGGCGCAAGAACGTCGACATCCCCTCGGCGCTCGTCGTCGGCCTGTCGGCCTGCGTCACGACCGCGCTGGGCGCCGCGCTCTCGGTCGCGCTCGACCCGCAGGTCGCCAGCATCGTCTTCGGCGCCTTCCTGCTGGCGCTGATCGTGCGCCTGGTCTTCGAGGCGCGGAAGAAGGGCGCCGAGGAGTGA
- a CDS encoding MFS transporter gives MMFRSLRLFNYRTWFTGALISNVGAWMQSTALSWTVLTVLTANDATAVGLNMALQFGPQLLLVPVSGLIADKYDRRKILLVTQSAMGVLALILGVVVTAGVVELWHVQLFALAFGIVQAFDMPARQAFVSELVGQDDIANAVALNSASFHGARLVGPAVAGVLIALVDPGPVFLINAVTFIAMIVALLRIRGSELQPSPRRAKGFGDIVQGFRYVRKRGDLMIIFVMAFILGTFGLNFPIYISTMTSVEYRAQADTFGILSSAMAIGSVTGALLAARSTRPRFTFIIGGLGLFVLGCTFAAVSPHIIVFGVALVVAGFTAQLFMTNANSMVQLTSAPEVRGRVMALYGAVFMGGTPIGAPIVGWVADAWGPRAAIMVAAGTCLIAFIVGAVWWVRARRDDRMTRTGTLTLPPPTESIDVVK, from the coding sequence ATGATGTTCCGGAGCCTGCGCCTGTTCAACTACCGCACCTGGTTCACCGGAGCCCTGATCTCCAACGTCGGTGCGTGGATGCAGTCGACGGCCCTGTCGTGGACGGTGCTGACGGTGCTCACCGCCAACGACGCCACGGCCGTGGGCCTCAACATGGCGCTGCAGTTCGGCCCGCAGCTGCTGCTCGTGCCCGTCTCCGGGCTCATCGCCGACAAGTACGACCGGCGCAAGATCCTGCTGGTGACGCAGTCGGCGATGGGCGTGCTCGCCCTCATCCTGGGCGTGGTCGTCACTGCCGGGGTGGTCGAGCTGTGGCACGTGCAGCTCTTCGCCCTCGCGTTCGGCATCGTGCAGGCCTTCGACATGCCGGCGCGCCAGGCCTTCGTCTCGGAGCTCGTCGGTCAAGACGACATCGCCAACGCGGTCGCGCTGAACTCCGCGTCGTTCCACGGCGCCCGCCTCGTCGGCCCCGCCGTCGCCGGCGTGCTGATCGCGCTCGTCGACCCGGGGCCCGTCTTCCTCATCAACGCGGTGACGTTCATCGCGATGATCGTGGCGCTGCTGCGCATCCGCGGCTCCGAGCTGCAGCCGAGCCCGCGCCGGGCGAAGGGGTTCGGCGACATCGTGCAGGGGTTCCGCTACGTGCGCAAGCGCGGCGACCTGATGATCATCTTCGTGATGGCGTTCATCCTCGGTACCTTCGGACTGAACTTCCCCATCTACATCTCCACCATGACGAGCGTCGAGTACCGCGCGCAGGCCGACACCTTCGGCATCCTCTCGAGCGCGATGGCGATCGGCTCGGTGACGGGCGCGCTGCTCGCGGCCCGCTCGACGCGGCCGCGCTTCACCTTCATCATCGGCGGCCTCGGCCTGTTCGTGCTCGGCTGCACGTTCGCGGCGGTCTCGCCGCACATCATCGTGTTCGGCGTCGCGCTGGTGGTGGCCGGCTTCACCGCGCAGCTGTTCATGACGAACGCCAACTCGATGGTGCAGCTCACCAGCGCGCCCGAGGTGCGCGGCCGCGTGATGGCGCTCTACGGCGCCGTCTTCATGGGCGGCACGCCGATCGGGGCGCCGATCGTGGGCTGGGTGGCGGATGCGTGGGGTCCCCGTGCCGCCATCATGGTCGCGGCGGGCACGTGCCTGATCGCGTTCATCGTGGGCGCCGTCTGGTGGGTGCGCGCGCGCCGCGACGACCGGATGACGCGCACCGGCACGCTGACGCTGCCGCCGCCGACCGAGTCGATCGACGTCGTCAAGTAG
- a CDS encoding cytochrome b/b6 domain-containing protein yields the protein MVGIARWFVGLEPVAAFMTQYSGTYPMPEGAPVGIPAWLSWQHFANSLLIVLIIRSGLQVRRERKPAAYVTSKDGAKVSLSVWFHTSLDVLWVLNGIVFVVLLIATGQWMRIVPTSLEVFPQAISAGLQYASLDWPTEHGWIGYNALQQLAYFVTVFIAAPLAIITGVRMSRWWPKRPALDRAFPIEWARAVHFPTMLYFVVFIVTHVLLVLTTGVLRNLNLMYAARDADDWIGFAWFAGSLLVIAAAWIAARPALLVPIAQRFGTVSSR from the coding sequence GTGGTCGGCATCGCGCGCTGGTTCGTCGGGCTCGAGCCCGTCGCCGCGTTCATGACCCAGTACTCGGGCACCTACCCGATGCCCGAGGGCGCGCCCGTCGGCATCCCCGCGTGGCTCAGCTGGCAGCACTTCGCGAACTCGCTGCTGATCGTGCTGATCATCCGCTCGGGGCTGCAGGTGCGGCGTGAGCGCAAGCCCGCCGCCTACGTGACCAGCAAGGACGGCGCGAAGGTCTCGCTGAGCGTCTGGTTCCACACCAGCCTCGACGTGCTGTGGGTGCTGAACGGCATCGTCTTCGTCGTGCTGCTGATCGCGACCGGCCAGTGGATGCGCATCGTGCCCACTAGCCTCGAGGTGTTCCCGCAGGCCATCTCGGCCGGCCTGCAGTACGCCTCGCTCGACTGGCCCACCGAGCACGGCTGGATCGGCTACAACGCCCTGCAGCAGCTCGCCTACTTCGTCACCGTCTTCATCGCGGCGCCGCTGGCGATCATCACCGGCGTGCGCATGAGCCGCTGGTGGCCGAAGCGGCCGGCGCTCGACCGCGCCTTCCCGATCGAGTGGGCGCGCGCGGTGCACTTCCCGACGATGCTCTACTTCGTCGTCTTCATCGTCACCCACGTGCTGCTCGTGCTCACGACCGGCGTGCTGCGCAACCTCAACCTCATGTACGCCGCGCGCGACGCCGACGACTGGATCGGCTTCGCCTGGTTCGCGGGATCGCTGCTGGTGATCGCCGCCGCCTGGATCGCCGCGCGCCCCGCCCTGCTCGTGCCGATCGCGCAGCGGTTCGGCACGGTCTCGTCGCGCTGA
- a CDS encoding response regulator transcription factor, whose amino-acid sequence MASILIAEDEARIAAFVEKGLTAAGFTTRVAPTGPEALDLALTDEFDLLVLDIGLPGMDGFEVLSQLRGSGSTMPVIILTARAGGADTVAGLEGGADDYMAKPFRFDELLARVRLRMSSSAAAGAPAAELAHQGLALDIRTRRATVDGRGVDLSGREFALAEELVRHAGQVLSREQLLSRVWGYDFDPGSNVVDVYIRYLRNKLGADRIETVRGMGYRLV is encoded by the coding sequence ATGGCATCGATCCTGATCGCAGAGGACGAGGCGCGCATCGCCGCGTTCGTCGAGAAGGGCCTGACCGCGGCCGGCTTCACCACCCGCGTCGCGCCGACCGGGCCGGAGGCGCTCGACCTCGCGCTCACCGACGAGTTCGACCTGCTGGTGCTCGACATCGGCCTGCCGGGCATGGACGGCTTCGAGGTGCTCTCGCAGCTGCGCGGCTCGGGCTCGACGATGCCGGTCATCATCCTCACGGCGCGCGCCGGCGGCGCGGATACGGTGGCCGGCCTCGAGGGCGGCGCCGACGACTACATGGCGAAGCCGTTCCGCTTCGACGAGCTGCTCGCGCGCGTGCGGCTGCGCATGAGCTCCTCGGCCGCCGCCGGCGCCCCGGCTGCAGAGCTGGCGCATCAGGGGCTCGCGCTCGACATCCGCACGCGCCGCGCGACGGTCGACGGCCGCGGCGTCGACCTGTCGGGCCGCGAGTTCGCGCTGGCCGAGGAGCTCGTGCGCCACGCGGGGCAGGTGCTCTCGCGCGAGCAGCTGCTCTCACGCGTGTGGGGCTACGACTTCGATCCGGGCTCGAACGTCGTCGACGTCTACATCCGCTACCTGCGCAACAAGCTGGGCGCCGACCGCATCGAGACCGTGCGCGGCATGGGCTACCGGCTGGTCTGA
- the cmtR gene encoding Cd(II)/Pb(II)-sensing metalloregulatory transcriptional regulator CmtR — MLTITDRLDVMNRLGRAMADPTRSRILLTLLDRPIYPAALARELDLSPSNVSNHMTCLRECGIVVAEPEGRRTRYEIADKRLTRALAALLDTTLAVNHAAECIDSECAFPERCTAGVMA, encoded by the coding sequence GTGCTGACTATAACTGATCGCCTCGATGTGATGAACCGGCTCGGCCGCGCGATGGCGGACCCGACCCGTTCACGGATCCTCCTGACCCTGCTCGACCGACCTATCTACCCGGCCGCGCTCGCCCGGGAGCTGGATCTGAGCCCATCCAACGTCTCGAACCATATGACCTGCCTTCGTGAGTGCGGCATCGTCGTGGCCGAGCCCGAGGGGCGCCGGACCCGGTACGAGATCGCCGACAAGCGCCTCACGCGTGCGCTCGCCGCCCTGCTCGACACCACCTTGGCAGTGAACCATGCAGCCGAATGCATCGACTCGGAGTGCGCGTTCCCGGAGCGCTGCACGGCAGGGGTGATGGCGTGA
- a CDS encoding cadmium resistance transporter, with translation MLLSIVQAIGLFLATNIDDIIVLSLFFARGAGQRGTTVRILVGQYLGFAAILGAAVLVTLGAGAFLPPEVIPYFGLIPLALGLWAAWKAWRRDDDDDDDEAKIEGKKVGVWAVAGVTFANGGDNIGVYVPVFLSVGPAAVVAYCAVFLALVAVLVAAAKFIATRRPIAEVLERWEHILFPIVLIGLGIFILVSGGAFGL, from the coding sequence ATGCTGCTCTCCATCGTTCAGGCGATCGGCTTGTTCCTCGCCACCAACATCGACGACATCATCGTGCTCTCGCTGTTCTTCGCGCGGGGCGCCGGGCAACGCGGCACCACGGTTCGCATTCTGGTGGGGCAGTACCTGGGGTTCGCGGCCATCCTCGGTGCTGCCGTCCTCGTCACGCTCGGCGCCGGAGCGTTCCTGCCTCCCGAGGTCATCCCATACTTCGGCCTCATCCCACTGGCGTTGGGGCTGTGGGCCGCCTGGAAGGCCTGGCGCCGCGATGATGACGACGATGACGACGAGGCCAAGATCGAAGGCAAGAAGGTCGGGGTCTGGGCCGTGGCGGGAGTCACGTTCGCGAACGGGGGCGACAACATCGGCGTCTACGTCCCGGTCTTCCTCAGCGTGGGTCCTGCTGCCGTGGTCGCATACTGTGCCGTGTTCCTCGCGTTGGTCGCAGTGCTGGTCGCGGCCGCGAAGTTCATCGCCACACGACGTCCGATCGCAGAGGTGCTGGAGCGGTGGGAGCACATCCTCTTCCCGATCGTGCTGATCGGCCTCGGCATCTTCATCCTCGTGAGTGGCGGGGCCTTCGGCCTCTGA
- a CDS encoding signal peptidase II: MVAIAACVVDQGTKAMALAGLSEQERIPLIGDLLGLQLAFNPGAVMSLGSDSTWVFTVLGVAATIALFFAARRATSIGWASAIGFVWGGAAGNLIDRLFAPPGFGYGHVTDFLAYGDLFIGNLADVAIGIGVGLGILQMLRAERSRSRGEQRPDELPQQEAAEASKGD, encoded by the coding sequence GTGGTGGCCATCGCGGCCTGTGTCGTGGACCAGGGCACGAAGGCCATGGCGCTCGCCGGGTTGAGCGAGCAGGAGCGCATCCCGTTGATCGGCGACCTGCTGGGACTCCAGCTCGCGTTCAACCCCGGCGCGGTCATGTCTCTCGGATCCGACAGCACGTGGGTGTTCACCGTGCTCGGAGTCGCGGCGACGATCGCGCTGTTCTTCGCCGCGCGCCGGGCGACGTCGATCGGTTGGGCGAGCGCCATCGGGTTCGTCTGGGGCGGAGCGGCGGGCAACCTCATCGATCGTCTCTTCGCCCCGCCCGGCTTCGGCTATGGCCACGTCACCGACTTCCTCGCCTACGGCGACCTCTTCATCGGCAACCTCGCCGACGTGGCCATCGGGATCGGCGTGGGGCTGGGCATCCTCCAGATGCTCCGTGCCGAGCGATCCCGGTCGCGCGGTGAGCAACGACCCGACGAACTGCCGCAGCAAGAAGCGGCCGAGGCCTCGAAGGGCGATTGA
- a CDS encoding sensor histidine kinase, with the protein MPELERPRLRAWTVRSRIVGILTLLSLLTVFSAGGVAYLWERTRVIEQIESNLDAALESAGFVVGQQRWTSAEQALAAIVQRLAPDDNTGTLGILDGRARWEPFATPSVALDELPGFVDRVVEETAGHEVVIGTYVHEGQSIRYIAAPVTVGESDPSLPPPAVFTTGYDVGAQLAELDVAARIFTLTAFGATALAFLIGLLVSDRLLRPIRRIREVAERSSAASLAERIPVGSGRDDVSQLAITVNGMLDRLGGALASQRELLRDVGHELKTPLTIVRGHLELVDEHDAADVVATRDLAIDELDRMARLVDDLRAAARLRDPGAFDLRVTDVAALLDAIAHKAKAIDGAVIDSRVEAVAVRARLDPDRVTQAMLQFVANAVRHAEGPITIGGRVRDEALELFVRDRGPGVPDELKAVIFERFKRGVAEGRGDDGSGLGLAIVQIIAEGHDGSTRVVDADGGSEFAIVLPTALAAAGAASDAPRTAQAQPAAAAASVPAPSVPEPPRPGAATHPRTDARPVAAEASQDGTARGARAPDRPEEQPWHRS; encoded by the coding sequence ATGCCCGAGCTCGAGCGCCCCCGCCTGCGCGCGTGGACCGTGCGCTCGCGGATCGTCGGCATCCTCACCCTGCTGTCGCTGCTGACGGTCTTCTCCGCCGGCGGCGTCGCCTACCTGTGGGAGCGCACGCGGGTGATCGAGCAGATCGAGTCGAACCTCGACGCGGCGCTCGAATCGGCCGGCTTCGTGGTCGGGCAGCAGCGGTGGACATCCGCCGAGCAGGCGCTCGCCGCGATCGTGCAGCGGCTCGCGCCCGATGACAACACCGGCACCCTCGGCATCCTCGACGGGCGGGCACGCTGGGAGCCGTTCGCGACGCCCAGCGTGGCGCTCGACGAGCTGCCCGGCTTCGTCGACCGCGTGGTCGAGGAGACCGCCGGCCACGAGGTCGTGATCGGCACCTACGTGCACGAGGGCCAGAGCATCCGCTACATCGCCGCCCCCGTGACGGTCGGCGAGAGCGACCCGAGCCTGCCGCCGCCGGCGGTGTTCACCACCGGCTACGACGTCGGCGCCCAGCTCGCAGAGCTCGACGTCGCCGCGCGCATCTTCACGCTCACCGCGTTCGGCGCCACGGCGCTCGCCTTCCTCATCGGCCTGCTCGTCTCCGACCGGCTGCTGCGCCCGATCCGCCGCATCCGCGAGGTCGCCGAGCGCTCCTCGGCAGCGAGCCTCGCCGAGCGCATCCCGGTGGGCTCCGGCCGCGACGACGTCTCGCAGCTCGCGATCACCGTCAACGGCATGCTCGACCGGCTCGGCGGCGCGCTCGCCAGCCAGCGCGAGCTGCTGCGCGACGTCGGCCACGAGCTGAAGACGCCGCTGACGATCGTGCGCGGCCACCTCGAGCTGGTCGACGAGCACGACGCCGCCGACGTCGTCGCGACCCGCGACCTCGCGATCGACGAGCTCGACCGCATGGCGAGGCTCGTCGACGACCTGCGCGCTGCCGCGCGCCTGCGCGATCCGGGGGCCTTCGACCTTCGCGTGACGGATGTGGCGGCGCTGCTCGACGCCATCGCCCACAAGGCGAAGGCGATCGACGGAGCCGTCATCGACAGCCGGGTCGAGGCCGTCGCGGTGCGCGCGCGGCTCGACCCCGACCGCGTCACGCAGGCGATGCTGCAGTTCGTCGCCAACGCGGTGCGCCACGCCGAGGGCCCGATCACCATCGGCGGGCGCGTGCGCGACGAGGCGCTCGAGCTGTTCGTGCGCGATCGCGGCCCCGGCGTGCCCGACGAGCTGAAGGCGGTCATCTTCGAGCGGTTCAAGCGCGGCGTCGCCGAGGGGCGGGGCGACGACGGCTCGGGCCTCGGCCTCGCGATCGTGCAGATCATCGCCGAGGGGCACGACGGGTCGACGCGGGTCGTCGACGCCGACGGCGGCTCCGAGTTCGCGATCGTGCTGCCGACGGCGCTCGCCGCCGCCGGCGCCGCGAGCGACGCGCCGCGAACGGCCCAGGCGCAGCCCGCCGCCGCCGCGGCGTCGGTGCCCGCCCCGAGCGTGCCGGAGCCGCCCCGCCCGGGTGCGGCGACGCATCCGCGCACCGACGCTCGTCCGGTCGCTGCGGAGGCGAGCCAGGACGGCACCGCCCGAGGCGCCCGCGCCCCCGACCGCCCCGAGGAGCAGCCATGGCATCGATCCTGA
- a CDS encoding phosphotransferase: MLEQRLLEKAIGEPGRLIAVEPFGHGSIARFTIDAGERAGDWFVDTSRQPVAEETGFVIRSHEGTVARIWQHPLDPRLPALRTAVDPERLARIAGAAGSEGEIEARVLAYRPGRRAVVRLTQHGVHLFVKVVRPGEAEELVAIHEACRAAGVPAPEVAHWSPSGVVVVRDAVGTPGPVVAARMPAAELLDAVDALREALLGVRTRRIARASVGVRLDWHVERLAAGLPERAADVRALLPGLLANVRRVGPPQVIHGDLHIGQIFCTDGAVSSVIDVDTTGLGDPSDDCAAFVGHAIASAVRNEVAGRSADAAVLQGIAGAAAERWLVDAHTTALTTLHLLGHAIRIVDRNPAAAHLLLDRALVTGGIRPAS; this comes from the coding sequence GTGCTGGAGCAGCGGTTGCTGGAGAAGGCGATCGGGGAACCCGGTCGCCTGATCGCGGTCGAGCCCTTCGGCCACGGCAGCATCGCCCGCTTCACGATCGATGCCGGCGAGCGCGCCGGCGACTGGTTCGTCGACACCTCGCGCCAGCCCGTCGCCGAGGAGACCGGCTTCGTGATCCGCTCGCACGAGGGGACCGTCGCGCGCATCTGGCAGCACCCGCTCGATCCGCGGCTGCCGGCGCTGCGCACCGCCGTCGATCCCGAGCGGCTCGCGCGCATCGCGGGCGCGGCCGGCAGCGAGGGCGAGATCGAGGCGCGCGTGCTCGCCTACCGGCCGGGCCGCCGCGCGGTCGTGCGCCTGACGCAGCACGGCGTGCACCTGTTCGTGAAGGTCGTGCGGCCCGGCGAGGCCGAGGAGCTGGTGGCGATCCACGAGGCGTGCCGCGCGGCCGGCGTGCCCGCGCCCGAGGTGGCGCACTGGTCGCCGAGCGGCGTGGTGGTGGTGCGCGACGCGGTCGGCACGCCCGGCCCCGTCGTCGCGGCGCGGATGCCCGCCGCCGAGCTGCTCGACGCGGTCGACGCGCTGCGCGAGGCGCTGCTGGGCGTGCGCACCCGCCGCATCGCCCGCGCCTCGGTGGGCGTGCGGCTCGACTGGCACGTCGAGCGCCTCGCCGCCGGCCTGCCCGAGCGGGCCGCAGACGTGCGCGCCCTGCTGCCGGGCCTGCTCGCCAACGTGCGCAGGGTCGGGCCGCCGCAGGTGATCCACGGCGACCTGCACATCGGCCAGATCTTCTGCACCGACGGGGCCGTCTCCTCGGTCATCGACGTCGACACGACCGGGCTCGGCGATCCCAGCGACGACTGCGCGGCGTTCGTGGGCCACGCGATCGCGAGCGCGGTGCGCAACGAGGTCGCCGGGCGCAGCGCCGATGCCGCGGTGCTGCAGGGCATCGCCGGTGCCGCCGCCGAGCGCTGGCTCGTCGACGCGCACACCACGGCGCTCACGACGCTGCACCTGCTGGGCCATGCGATCCGCATCGTCGACCGCAATCCGGCCGCGGCGCACCTGCTGCTCGACCGCGCCCTCGTGACCGGAGGCATCCGCCCCGCTTCCTGA
- a CDS encoding MarR family winged helix-turn-helix transcriptional regulator has translation MPSLVLADSLRVAMVRVGRRMRRERGDESLSLHHLSALGAIQMVEEPTLARIAAAECVKPPSMVKTLQHLESLGYVERRDHPSDGRMVLFSISDSGEQMLSETRERRNRALAELIDALTAEERDTLERAIPILERLSER, from the coding sequence ATGCCCTCCCTCGTGCTCGCCGACTCCCTCCGCGTCGCGATGGTGCGCGTCGGCCGCCGCATGCGGCGCGAGCGCGGCGACGAGTCGCTGTCGCTGCACCACCTGTCCGCGCTCGGCGCGATCCAGATGGTCGAGGAGCCCACGCTCGCCCGCATCGCTGCCGCCGAGTGCGTGAAGCCGCCGAGCATGGTGAAGACACTGCAGCACCTCGAGTCGCTCGGCTACGTCGAGCGCCGCGACCACCCGAGCGACGGCCGCATGGTGCTCTTCTCCATCAGCGACTCGGGCGAGCAGATGCTCAGCGAGACGCGCGAGCGCCGCAACCGCGCCCTCGCCGAGCTGATCGACGCGCTCACCGCCGAGGAGCGCGACACGCTCGAGCGCGCCATCCCCATCCTCGAGAGGCTCTCCGAACGATGA
- a CDS encoding MarR family winged helix-turn-helix transcriptional regulator, whose product MSADDLAPRAWRAYFEGSRMLENELERRLKASCDLDLGDFNVLLLLSEAPGTRMRMGDVARKLAFAPGRLTYRVSALEGQGLVVREPSATDRRGTDAVLTDAGRTRLRKTRPVHARHVEELFLSGLDVEALEVLDRVFAPLRSRLLARRADDATEPLA is encoded by the coding sequence GTGAGTGCCGATGACCTCGCCCCGCGCGCCTGGCGGGCGTACTTCGAGGGATCCCGGATGCTCGAGAACGAGCTCGAGCGACGCTTGAAAGCGTCGTGCGACCTCGACCTCGGCGACTTCAACGTGCTGCTGCTGCTGTCGGAGGCACCCGGCACGCGGATGCGCATGGGCGACGTCGCGCGCAAGCTCGCGTTCGCGCCCGGCCGCCTCACGTACCGCGTCAGCGCGCTCGAGGGGCAGGGCCTCGTCGTGCGGGAGCCGAGCGCGACCGACCGGCGCGGGACGGATGCGGTGCTCACCGACGCAGGCCGCACGCGGCTGCGCAAGACCCGGCCCGTGCACGCCCGCCACGTCGAGGAGCTCTTCCTGAGCGGGCTCGACGTCGAGGCGCTGGAGGTGCTCGACCGCGTGTTCGCGCCGCTGCGGTCGCGCCTGCTCGCCCGCCGCGCGGACGACGCGACCGAACCGCTGGCGTAG
- a CDS encoding CE1759 family FMN reductase, whose translation MTKPRIAVVSAGLGEPSSTRLLADRLRDATLRALAGHGQHAEAVDIVLRPLAGDIASHMLTHNPSEALDAAIKEVIDAEAIIAVTPTFNMSYSGLFKSFFDVIEEGQLSSIPTALGATGGSARHSMVMDTAMRPMFTYLKAQVVPTAIFAASEDWGTASGLDRRIEREGKELADLMVAMPRRREADPFDTSGDAFLSFEQMLGHA comes from the coding sequence ATGACCAAGCCGCGCATCGCCGTCGTCTCGGCCGGGCTGGGCGAGCCGTCGAGCACCAGGCTGCTCGCCGATCGCCTGCGCGACGCGACGCTCCGCGCGCTCGCCGGGCACGGCCAGCACGCGGAGGCCGTCGACATCGTGCTGCGGCCGCTGGCCGGCGACATCGCCTCGCACATGCTCACGCACAACCCCTCGGAGGCGCTCGACGCGGCCATCAAGGAGGTCATCGACGCCGAGGCGATCATCGCCGTGACGCCGACCTTCAACATGTCGTACTCGGGCCTGTTCAAGTCGTTCTTCGACGTGATCGAGGAGGGGCAGCTGTCGTCGATCCCGACCGCGCTCGGCGCGACCGGCGGCTCGGCACGCCACTCGATGGTGATGGACACCGCCATGCGGCCGATGTTCACCTACCTCAAGGCGCAGGTCGTGCCCACCGCGATCTTCGCCGCCAGCGAGGACTGGGGCACCGCATCGGGGCTCGACCGCCGCATCGAGCGCGAGGGCAAGGAGCTCGCCGACCTGATGGTCGCGATGCCCCGCCGCCGCGAGGCCGACCCCTTCGACACGTCGGGCGACGCCTTCCTCTCCTTCGAGCAGATGCTGGGGCACGCGTGA